A genomic stretch from Bordetella sp. N includes:
- a CDS encoding carboxylesterase encodes MPRFSERAVCLPSTEVPTHEYLLEGQGEAGRTGILLVHGLTGTPNEMRVLARGLNNQGYTVLAVQLAGHCGTLQDLVGTSWLDWLCSVRRGADVLARRVDRVFVGGLSMGAVLALALAQERPKQIAGVLALSPVFRHDGWSMPCYTKLSFLLPVFRWLGIGRHSVFFERAPYGIKDEALRSRVVAKMRAGDSVASGLPGNPWWSVIEMRKLSASVLRRMEALSVPCLVVHAKNDDIASVSNAFDIVSRARFAEVHLHLLNNSYHMITIDRERRQVIDRAVAFVAAVVGRNQHTGLDHVR; translated from the coding sequence ATGCCGCGATTCAGCGAACGCGCCGTTTGCCTGCCCTCGACCGAGGTCCCGACCCACGAATACCTGCTGGAAGGGCAGGGCGAGGCTGGCCGCACAGGCATCCTGCTGGTCCATGGGCTGACCGGCACGCCAAATGAAATGCGCGTGCTGGCCCGTGGCCTCAACAACCAGGGCTATACGGTGCTGGCGGTGCAGCTGGCGGGGCATTGCGGGACCCTGCAGGATCTGGTGGGGACCAGCTGGCTCGACTGGCTGTGCAGTGTCCGCCGCGGCGCGGATGTGCTGGCCCGCCGTGTCGATCGAGTGTTCGTGGGCGGGCTTTCCATGGGCGCCGTGCTGGCGCTGGCCCTGGCGCAGGAACGACCGAAGCAGATCGCCGGCGTATTGGCCTTGTCCCCGGTCTTCCGCCACGACGGCTGGAGCATGCCGTGTTACACGAAGCTCTCTTTCCTGCTGCCGGTCTTCCGGTGGCTCGGCATCGGCCGGCACAGCGTGTTCTTCGAACGCGCGCCCTATGGCATCAAGGACGAAGCCTTGCGCTCTCGCGTTGTCGCGAAGATGCGCGCGGGGGACAGTGTTGCTTCCGGCTTGCCGGGTAATCCCTGGTGGTCAGTGATCGAGATGCGCAAGTTGTCGGCGTCGGTACTGCGCCGGATGGAAGCCCTGAGCGTGCCTTGCCTGGTGGTGCATGCCAAGAATGACGATATTGCTTCGGTATCGAATGCCTTCGACATCGTCAGCAGGGCGCGCTTTGCGGAAGTGCATCTGCACTTGTTGAACAACAGCTACCACATGATCACCATCGATCGAGAGCGGCGCCAGGTCATCGACAGGGCGGTGGCATTCGTCGCGGCAGTCGTGGGTAGAAACCAGCATACGGGTCTGGATCATGTTCGATGA
- a CDS encoding multidrug efflux SMR transporter, protein MRRFYLIGFIALVAFDTLAQVSFKHAGTQALPLEFSTYWFGRVFGQPWIYGAFVGYLGAMVSWLILLRHAPIGPAFAVSSLDIVAVLFVSAVWFDEPIGWAQVTGTVVILGGIACLAISESD, encoded by the coding sequence ATGCGACGTTTCTATTTGATCGGATTCATCGCCCTGGTGGCGTTCGACACCCTGGCGCAGGTCAGTTTCAAGCATGCGGGGACGCAAGCCCTGCCGCTGGAATTTTCAACATACTGGTTTGGCCGGGTGTTTGGACAGCCCTGGATCTACGGCGCGTTCGTCGGTTATCTGGGCGCGATGGTCAGCTGGCTGATCCTGCTCCGCCACGCACCCATCGGGCCGGCGTTCGCGGTGTCTTCCCTGGATATCGTGGCCGTGCTGTTCGTCTCGGCGGTGTGGTTCGACGAGCCCATAGGCTGGGCTCAGGTCACGGGAACGGTGGTGATCCTGGGGGGCATTGCATGCCTGGCCATAAGCGAATCGGACTGA
- a CDS encoding aspartate aminotransferase family protein, whose product MPIDTTRLLADEARYCSFGDTVHYVNPPKIFTGCEGSYMLDDAGTRYLDLQMWYSAVNFGYRNQRLEDVLRRQLDTLPQIASQYLHPGKIELARFIAQDAEKKWGREGRVHFNVGGAQAVEDSLKIVRNASNGKSLMFAFEGGYHGRTLGASSITSSYRYRRRYGHFGDRAHFIPFPYPFRRPKGMTAEEYADSIVQQFARKFENEYHAIWDPKTSQCEYAAFYIEPIQGTGGYVIPPANFFTGLKQVLDQHGILLVVDEIQMGFWRTGKLWSVENFGIKPDVLVFAKALTNGLNPLSGLWAREELINPEVFPPGSTHSTFASNPLGTALGLEVMKMTHEIDFGRQVRESGAYFLDGLRDLQKRHPEIGDVDGLGLALRAEICMADGFTPNRDLLDRMVDIGLAGDLDYRGGKRGLVLDVGGYYKNVITFAPSLMINRPEIDEALELLDQLITRAKRMAC is encoded by the coding sequence ATGCCTATCGATACTACCCGCCTGTTGGCGGACGAGGCCCGTTATTGCTCCTTCGGCGACACGGTTCACTACGTCAACCCGCCCAAGATCTTCACCGGCTGCGAAGGCAGCTATATGTTGGACGACGCGGGGACGCGTTATCTGGACCTGCAGATGTGGTATTCGGCGGTCAATTTCGGCTATCGAAATCAGCGCCTGGAAGACGTGCTGCGGCGCCAGCTGGATACGCTGCCCCAGATCGCGAGCCAGTACCTGCACCCGGGCAAAATTGAACTCGCGCGCTTCATCGCACAGGATGCGGAGAAAAAGTGGGGCCGGGAAGGCCGCGTGCATTTCAATGTGGGTGGCGCGCAGGCGGTCGAGGATTCTCTGAAGATCGTCCGTAACGCCAGCAACGGCAAGAGCCTGATGTTCGCGTTCGAAGGCGGCTACCATGGCCGGACCCTGGGCGCGTCCAGCATTACCTCCAGCTATCGCTATCGCCGGCGCTACGGCCACTTTGGCGACCGCGCGCACTTCATTCCCTTCCCTTATCCTTTCCGTCGTCCCAAGGGCATGACCGCGGAGGAATATGCGGACTCGATCGTGCAGCAGTTCGCCCGCAAATTCGAAAATGAATACCACGCGATATGGGATCCGAAGACGTCCCAATGCGAGTACGCCGCGTTCTACATCGAACCTATCCAGGGAACGGGCGGCTATGTCATCCCGCCGGCGAATTTCTTCACGGGTCTGAAGCAAGTCCTGGATCAGCACGGCATCCTGCTGGTGGTGGACGAGATCCAGATGGGTTTCTGGCGTACTGGAAAGCTGTGGTCGGTTGAGAACTTCGGCATCAAACCCGATGTCCTGGTGTTCGCCAAGGCTTTGACCAATGGACTCAATCCCCTGTCCGGGCTGTGGGCGCGCGAAGAGCTCATCAATCCCGAGGTGTTTCCGCCAGGGTCGACCCACAGTACCTTCGCGTCGAATCCCCTCGGTACCGCGCTCGGTCTCGAGGTCATGAAGATGACGCACGAGATTGATTTCGGCCGCCAGGTGCGCGAGTCGGGCGCCTACTTCCTGGATGGCTTGCGTGATTTGCAGAAACGTCATCCCGAAATTGGCGATGTCGACGGCCTTGGCCTGGCGCTGCGCGCCGAGATCTGCATGGCCGATGGTTTTACGCCGAACAGGGACCTGCTGGACCGTATGGTGGACATCGGGCTTGCCGGCGACCTCGACTACCGTGGCGGCAAGCGCGGCCTGGTGCTGGATGTCGGCGGCTACTACAAGAATGTCATCACCTTCGCGCCGTCCCTGATGATCAACCGGCCGGAAATCGACGAGGCGCTTGAGCTCCTGGATCAGCTGATCACAAGAGCGAAGCGGATGGCATGCTGA
- a CDS encoding EamA family transporter yields MFDDGTTPLVVSLWMLNLFFDSAGQLIFKAAAMDTGNGKGWARWKAMTHRPWLWLGLLCYVLEFILWLAFISLVPLSDGVLLGSISIVIVMLAGRVLFRERLTTLRVLGMLLVSLGVAIVGFKG; encoded by the coding sequence ATGTTCGATGACGGCACGACACCCCTGGTGGTTTCGCTCTGGATGCTCAATCTGTTCTTCGACAGCGCGGGCCAGCTGATATTCAAGGCTGCCGCGATGGATACGGGCAATGGCAAGGGTTGGGCGCGCTGGAAAGCGATGACGCACCGGCCCTGGCTGTGGCTCGGTCTGCTTTGCTATGTGCTGGAGTTCATCCTCTGGCTGGCCTTTATTTCGCTGGTGCCGCTGTCCGATGGTGTTTTGCTGGGTTCGATCAGCATCGTCATTGTCATGCTGGCAGGGCGTGTGCTTTTCCGGGAACGCCTGACCACGCTCAGAGTGCTCGGAATGCTCCTGGTTTCGCTAGGCGTGGCGATCGTTGGTTTCAAGGGGTAG